Proteins encoded in a region of the Triticum dicoccoides isolate Atlit2015 ecotype Zavitan chromosome 3A, WEW_v2.0, whole genome shotgun sequence genome:
- the LOC119266945 gene encoding protein IWS1 homolog 1-like has translation MDDFFDEDGEQLMDPDARSPSPERGAQPYDGLEDDLDDDGADWNRDRSPTPVHGGGGGDDGSSSRPRKRLLKKGGGGKGDGGGGMPADDLEDWGEDAAAGLADDDVGGDPDADRKRKGSSSLRDLARGGGKDKHEKKRRKEDVGMVREKRGSSSGGKGSGGGRGGGDRGEDQDEEGEKEIQELWNTIAGDGSEDDEEGVRTLDDDNFIDDTGVDPADRYDNDNDGHSPRRFAQAEEAEEDDEIERLFKGGKKKKKNDRPRADIGLIVEQFIAEFEVASEEDANLNRQHKPAINKLMKLPLLIEVLSKKNLQQEFLDHGILTLLKNWLEPLPDGSMPNMNIRSAVLKLLSDFPIDLEQFDRREQLKKSGLGKVIMFLSKSDEETTSNRKLAKELVDKWSRPIFQKSTRFEDMRAYDGERAPYRRPQMKKPSSSSSGMESRDDDLDADFSQRKSGQSGSRQHASRPEASPLDFVIRPQSKIDPEQIRARAKQQVQDQRRLKMNKKLQQLKAPKKKNLQASKLSVEGRGMVKYL, from the exons atggacga CTTCTTCGACGAGGACGGCGAGCAGCTCATGGACCCCGACGCCCGCTCCCCCTCGCCCGAGCGCGGGGCGCAGCCCTACGACGGCCTCgaggacgacctcgacgacgacGGCGCCGACTGGAACCGCGACCGCTCCCCGACCCCcgtgcacggcggcggcggcggcgacgacgggtcCTCCTCCAGGCCCCGGAAGCGCCTCCTCAAGAAGGGCGGGGGCGggaagggcgacggcggcggcggcatgcccGCCGACGACCTGGAGGACTGGGGCGAGgacgcggcggcggggctggcggacGACGACGTGGGCGGGGACCCGGACGCCGACAGGAAGAGGAAGGGGTCCTCGAGCCTCAGGGACCTCGCTAGGGGCGGGGGCAAGGACAAGCatgagaagaagaggaggaaggaggacgtGGGCATGGTGAGGGAGAAGAGGGGCTCGTCCTCCGGCGGCAAGGGCTCCGGCGGTGGACGCGGGGGTGGGGATAGGGGTGAGGATCAGGATGAAGAGGGGGAGAAGGAGATCCAGGAGCTCTGGAATACCATCGCCGGGGACGGCTCAGAG GATGACGAAGAAGGTGTTAGAACCTTAGATGATGATAATTTCATCGATGATACTGGGGTTGACCCAGCTGACCGTTATGACAATGATAATGATGGCCACTCTCCTCGACGTTTTGCACAG GCAGAGGAAGCTGAAGAGGACGACGAAATTGAGCGGCTCTTTAAGGgtggtaagaagaagaagaagaatgaccgACCACGTGCAGATATTGGTCTTATAGTTGAACAGTTCATTGCTGAGTTTGAAGTAGCCTCTGAAGAAGATGCCAACCTAAATAGGCAACATAAACCAGCCATTAACAAACTCATGAAGCTTCCGCTCCTCATAGAAGTTCTCTCAAA GAAGAATCTCCAGCAGGAATTCCTTGATCATGGAATACTCACTCTTCTGAAGAACTGGCTTGAGCCTCTACCTGATGGGAGCATGCCCAATATGAATATTCGATCTGCTGTACTGAAGTTACTATCAGAT TTCCCAATTGATCTTGAGCAATTCGACAGAAGAGAGCAGCTCAAGAAAAGTGGCTTGGGAAAG GTTATTATGTTTTTGTCAAAATCTGACGAGGAGACTACTTCCAACAGAAAATTAGCCAAGGAACTGGTTGATAAATGG AGTCGACCAATATTCCAAAAGAGCACAAGATTTGAGGATATGAGGGCATATGATGGTGAAAGAGCTCCTTACAGGAGGCCTCAGATGAAGAA GCCTTCATCAAGTAGTTCTGGAATGGAATCCAGAGACGATGATCTTGATGCTGACTTCTCTCA GCGCAAGTCCGGGCAAAGTGGTTCTAGGCAGCATGCTTCTAGGCCAGAAGCATCACCTTTGGACTTTGTCATTCGTCCACAGTCCAAAATTGACCCCGAACAGATACGGGCTCGTGCTAAGCAACAAGTTCAAGACCAGCGCCGGCTGAAG ATGAACAAGAAACTGCAGCAGCTGAAAGCGCCAAAGAAGAAAAACCTCCAGGCTTCAAAGCTTAGTGTTGAAGGCCGTGGGATGGTCAAGTACTTGTAA
- the LOC119271145 gene encoding RHOMBOID-like protein 1 — translation MPRRGETQEFRPFRRWFPFLVPLFVAANIALFVRTMYVNDCPAHAAAAAAAIGDSVGGAARAAAAHGCMLEPDLGRYAFQPYKENPLVGPTSATLLEMGALETGKVARDHEWWRLITCIWLHAGVIHILANMLSLLMIGIRLEKEFGFLRIGTLYVISGVGGSLLSALFMVSNISVGASGALFGLLGSMLSELITNWTIYENKCAALLTLVMIIVINLAVGILPHVDNFAHIGGFVSGFFLGFVLLMRPQFGYINQKNSRLGVHSATPKSKYKIYQIVLLVIALVILICGFITGFVLLMHGFDASQQCSWCHYLSCVPTSQWDCNKAPSNYCLSSQLGDQLNLTCQSTGKTETYVISSPSNPEAVKHLCLGLCS, via the exons atgccGCGGCGGGGCGAGACGCAGGAGTTCCGGCCCTTCCGGCGCTGGTTCCCGTTCCTCGTGCCGCTCTTCGTCGCCGCCAACATCGCCCTCTTCGTCCGCACCATGTACGTCAACGACTGCCCCGCCCacgccgcggctgccgccgccgcgATCGGCGACTCCGTCGGCggggccgccagggctgccgccgcGCACGGTTGCATGCTCGAGCCGGACCTCGGCAGGTACGCGTTCCAGCCGTACAAGGAGAACCCCCTCGTCGGGCCCACATCCGCGAC GCTGTTGGAAATGGGGGCACTAGAAACTGGTAAAGTTGCCAGAGACCACGAATGGTGGCGCCTCATCACTTGCATTTGGTTGCATGCTGGTGTTATCCACATACTTGCCAATATGTTGAGTCTCCTGATGATTGGAATCAGGCTTGAGAAGGAATTTGGTTTCC TGAGGATCGGCACACTATATGTGATCTCGGGGGTCGGCGGTAGCTTGCTGTCTGCTCTGTTTATGGTGTCAAATATCTCTGTTGGAGCTTCAGGTGCACTGTTTGGATTACTGGGCTCCATGCTGTCAGAGCTGATAACAAACTGGACAATATACGAGAATAAG TGTGCGGCTTTATTGACTCTTGTTATGATCATTGTTATCAACTTGGCTGTTGGGATCCTTCCACATGTTGACAACTTTGCTCATATTGGTGGATTTGTATCGGGTTTTTTTCTTGGTTTTGTGCTCCTAATGCGCCCACAGTTCGGATACATCAACCAGAAGAACTCTCGTCTTGGAGTTCACTCGGCCACGCCTAAATCCAAGTACAAGATATATCAAATTGTACTCTTGGTGATTGCTTTGGTGATATTAATTTGTGG GTTCATCACTGGCTTTGTATTGCTAATGCACGGGTTCGATGCTAGCCAGCAATGTTCTTGGTGCCATTATCTGAGCTGTGTTCCTACTTCACAGTGGGACTGTAATAAAGCACCGAGCAACTATTGCCTC TCTTCACAGCTTGGAGACCAACTAAACCTGACATGTCAAAGCACCGGGAAGACAGAAACGTACGTTATCAGCAGCCCAAGCAACCCGGAGGCGGTTAAGCACCTTTGTCTCGGCCTTTGCAGCTGA